A region from the Desulfuromonadales bacterium genome encodes:
- a CDS encoding efflux transporter outer membrane subunit — MSFIRLSLAGAVLLLATACTLGPDYRRPEVTVTPAFREDAPWKQAAPADALPREAWWQIYGDPLLNDLQERARSANQDLKAAIARVDQARAAARISEADRLPRVDLDPALSRGRTPDALAPLERGFTSTVLSVPFDLSYEVDLWGRVRRSVEAATAEYQATAADLENIRLTLHADVARNYFALRALDAEIALLQSTVELRRQNLRLVDSLFRNGQVSRLDLARAETELATAEAETAGLHRQRARFEHAIAVLVGEAVANFSLPPAPLDLEPPAVAAGLPSYLLERRPDIAAAERQMMAANARVGIARAAFFPVVSLTGSAGWASNELSTLFNWGNRAWALGPFISLPIFDAGRNRAGLEGARAVWEESVASYRQQVLVAFGEVEDALSDLRHLAEQSAALQQAVASARQSAELSGKRYRAGLVSYLEVVDTERTALASERLATQILGQRLQASVSLIKALGGGWEDRAPGS, encoded by the coding sequence TTGGCAACCGCCTGCACCCTGGGCCCGGACTACCGCCGTCCGGAGGTGACCGTCACCCCGGCCTTCCGCGAGGACGCCCCCTGGAAGCAGGCTGCTCCCGCCGACGCCCTGCCCAGGGAGGCGTGGTGGCAGATCTACGGTGATCCGCTCCTGAACGATCTGCAGGAGCGCGCCCGCAGCGCCAACCAGGACCTCAAGGCGGCCATAGCCCGGGTCGACCAGGCGCGCGCCGCCGCCCGCATCAGCGAAGCCGACCGCCTCCCCCGGGTCGATCTCGATCCGGCCCTGTCGCGCGGCCGCACCCCCGATGCCCTGGCGCCGCTCGAACGCGGCTTCACCTCCACCGTCCTCAGCGTTCCCTTCGACCTGAGCTACGAGGTCGACCTCTGGGGCCGGGTGCGGCGCTCCGTCGAGGCCGCCACCGCCGAGTATCAGGCGACGGCCGCCGACCTCGAAAACATCCGGCTCACCCTGCACGCCGACGTCGCCCGCAACTATTTCGCCCTGCGTGCCCTCGATGCCGAGATCGCCCTGCTGCAGAGCACCGTCGAACTGCGCCGGCAGAACCTGCGGCTGGTCGACAGCCTGTTCAGAAACGGCCAGGTCAGCCGCCTCGATCTGGCCCGCGCCGAGACCGAACTGGCCACGGCCGAAGCCGAAACGGCGGGTCTGCACCGGCAGCGCGCCCGCTTCGAGCACGCCATTGCGGTGCTGGTCGGCGAGGCGGTGGCGAACTTTTCCCTGCCGCCCGCCCCCCTCGACCTGGAGCCGCCGGCCGTTGCAGCCGGCCTCCCCTCCTACCTGCTGGAGCGGCGTCCCGACATCGCCGCGGCCGAGCGCCAGATGATGGCCGCCAACGCCCGCGTCGGCATCGCCAGGGCCGCCTTCTTTCCCGTCGTCAGCCTGACCGGCAGCGCCGGCTGGGCCAGCAACGAGCTCTCCACCCTCTTCAACTGGGGCAACCGCGCCTGGGCGCTGGGGCCGTTCATCTCCCTGCCGATCTTCGACGCCGGCCGCAACCGCGCCGGTCTGGAGGGTGCCCGCGCCGTCTGGGAGGAGTCCGTGGCCAGTTACCGGCAGCAGGTGCTGGTGGCCTTCGGCGAGGTGGAGGATGCCCTCTCCGACCTGCGGCATCTGGCCGAACAGTCGGCGGCGCTGCAGCAGGCCGTCGCTTCCGCCCGCCAGTCGGCGGAGCTTTCCGGCAAGCGCTACCGGGCCGGGCTGGTGAGCTATCTCGAAGTGGTCGATACCGAGCGGACCGCCCTCGCTTCCGAACGGCTGGCTACCCAGATCCTCGGGCAGCGGCTGCAGGCAAGCGTGTCGCTCATCAAGGCCCTCGGCGGCGGCTGGGAGGACCGGGCGCCGGGGAGCTGA